The following coding sequences lie in one Alloacidobacterium dinghuense genomic window:
- a CDS encoding DUF5715 family protein, which yields MRCLVILLAAALFAGAGNSAYAVKRKPHHARSAAAHAHTRSHRNARARHASLEAKEEPPSATIPEVPVKHARMVLLPPLKGSRESLVRQNQRSEAEGLERIEDDDQLNDLRNEHALVAVPVSMSLRVNTELPANRRYCRPWTAHFLTDLGRAHYERFHRPLQVNSAVRTVAYQRHLMEVNGNAAPAEGDIASPHLTGATIDIAKKGLSMSEVAWMRAYLLPMQTAGKIDVEEEFYQSCFHITVYKGYAPPTQPKTTPREAGSKSALIAAGVQ from the coding sequence ATGCGCTGTCTTGTTATTCTCCTTGCTGCCGCTCTGTTTGCAGGCGCAGGGAATTCTGCCTATGCCGTAAAACGAAAGCCCCACCATGCCCGTTCTGCTGCCGCGCATGCCCATACGCGCAGCCACAGAAACGCCCGCGCTCGTCACGCGTCCCTGGAAGCGAAAGAAGAGCCACCGAGCGCGACGATTCCCGAAGTTCCAGTCAAACATGCACGGATGGTTTTGCTGCCGCCGTTGAAGGGCTCGAGAGAATCGCTCGTCCGCCAGAACCAGCGCAGCGAGGCCGAGGGTCTCGAACGAATCGAGGATGACGACCAATTGAATGATCTGCGGAACGAACATGCACTGGTTGCAGTGCCGGTGAGTATGTCTCTCCGCGTCAACACAGAACTACCTGCAAATCGCCGCTACTGCCGCCCTTGGACCGCCCATTTTCTTACTGATCTCGGCCGCGCTCACTACGAGCGCTTCCACCGTCCGCTTCAGGTGAATTCCGCGGTGCGCACGGTTGCCTATCAGCGTCATCTGATGGAGGTAAACGGTAACGCGGCGCCTGCCGAGGGCGATATCGCTTCGCCGCACCTGACCGGCGCAACGATCGACATTGCCAAGAAGGGACTGTCAATGTCGGAAGTTGCATGGATGCGGGCATACTTGTTGCCAATGCAAACGGCGGGAAAGATTGACGTGGAAGAGGAATTTTATCAATCCTGCTTTCATATCACCGTCTATAAAGGGTATGCACCGCCCACCCAGCCAAAGACAACTCCACGTGAAGCAGGCAGCAAGAGCGCTCTGATCGCAGCCGGAGTGCAGTAG
- a CDS encoding CPBP family glutamic-type intramembrane protease yields MNLKADSRLRDLLELVSAYGLILAVIWTPMPAQRILYWLAVVAVVGITVLRREKLQSLGLAPTETRRSLWIVAATLALAVLAVVAAKELGTLHGLPGVGRLSTRTRVIGYLIWSFVQEFLVQVFVLTRLVRLLPRRSLAIAAAALLFAIAHIPNPILICLTLVWALIACPFFLRYRNLYALGLAHGILGLCVAVTVPDAMHHHMRVGLGYLRYQPRHRAIQRSSAPHRVSTHAWVMDEAAILLSERHARP; encoded by the coding sequence GTGAATCTTAAAGCAGATTCCCGGCTTCGCGATCTGCTGGAACTCGTTTCAGCTTACGGTCTGATTCTGGCTGTGATCTGGACGCCGATGCCGGCGCAAAGAATTCTCTATTGGCTGGCAGTTGTAGCGGTTGTCGGCATCACAGTACTGCGCCGGGAGAAGCTGCAATCTCTTGGACTGGCCCCGACGGAGACAAGGCGGTCGCTTTGGATTGTTGCGGCAACCCTGGCCCTCGCTGTGCTCGCAGTTGTGGCAGCGAAGGAACTCGGCACGCTTCACGGACTTCCCGGCGTGGGGCGTTTGTCGACGCGGACGCGTGTGATCGGATATCTGATCTGGTCATTTGTGCAGGAGTTTCTGGTGCAGGTCTTTGTGCTGACCCGACTGGTGCGACTGCTGCCGCGACGGTCACTGGCGATTGCGGCGGCGGCGCTGCTGTTTGCGATTGCGCATATTCCAAACCCCATCCTGATCTGCCTTACGCTGGTGTGGGCTTTGATTGCCTGCCCGTTCTTTCTTCGCTATCGCAATCTGTATGCGCTCGGGCTAGCGCACGGCATCCTGGGCCTCTGCGTCGCCGTTACGGTTCCGGATGCCATGCATCATCACATGCGCGTCGGGCTTGGCTATCTGCGCTACCAGCCTCGGCATCGCGCCATTCAGCGAAGCAGCGCTCCCCACAGAGTATCCACGCATGCATGGGTGATGGATGAGGCTGCGATTCTTCTATCGGAGCGCCACGCGCGTCCGTAG
- the acpP gene encoding acyl carrier protein, giving the protein MAAVEDKVKQIIVEQLQVDEAEVTPSASFQEDLGADSLDVVELVMQFEEAFDLEIPDEDAEKIKTVKDAIDYIEKNAKGGK; this is encoded by the coding sequence ATGGCAGCAGTGGAAGATAAAGTAAAGCAGATCATCGTCGAACAGCTTCAGGTCGACGAAGCCGAAGTGACGCCCAGCGCATCTTTTCAGGAAGATCTTGGCGCCGATTCGCTCGACGTAGTCGAGCTTGTAATGCAATTCGAAGAAGCCTTCGATCTTGAGATTCCCGACGAAGATGCCGAAAAGATCAAGACGGTGAAGGACGCCATCGACTATATCGAGAAGAACGCGAAAGGCGGCAAGTAG
- a CDS encoding plasmid mobilization protein: MSTQPPIEDINAIVSRFQEWAGTQASTRAKDGVRELTYDEAIRQRRPRASSEASSPKAEQPAPTSATNDNHRATGKSAAPKKRIPARRNVKHAQSKDAKWSRVAEPVVVPAPPEFRHVLADKVSAPSQELAMERKTTALSLRVSTVEHALLKRRAEAENLSVSCYLRNCIFEVESLRAQLAATLAEQKQMQSMQMFPFASWVRFVRRIFFRKTTALAIRV; this comes from the coding sequence ATGAGTACGCAACCACCGATTGAAGACATCAACGCCATTGTGAGCCGTTTCCAGGAGTGGGCTGGCACACAAGCATCCACGCGCGCAAAGGACGGCGTGCGAGAGCTTACGTACGACGAGGCCATTCGACAGAGACGGCCTCGCGCAAGTTCGGAAGCGTCCTCGCCAAAAGCTGAGCAGCCTGCGCCAACTTCGGCCACAAACGATAACCATCGAGCGACCGGAAAGTCAGCGGCGCCAAAGAAGAGAATTCCAGCTAGACGAAACGTGAAACACGCACAATCCAAAGATGCAAAGTGGTCACGCGTTGCTGAGCCGGTTGTTGTACCGGCCCCGCCAGAATTCCGCCACGTTCTAGCCGACAAGGTGTCGGCTCCGTCGCAGGAACTGGCAATGGAGCGCAAAACCACAGCACTTTCTTTGCGAGTTTCAACGGTCGAACATGCGCTGCTAAAAAGGCGCGCGGAAGCCGAGAACCTTTCCGTCTCTTGCTATCTGCGGAATTGCATCTTCGAAGTGGAAAGTCTGCGCGCACAATTAGCGGCAACGCTTGCCGAGCAGAAACAAATGCAATCGATGCAGATGTTTCCTTTCGCGTCCTGGGTGCGCTTCGTGCGAAGGATATTTTTCCGGAAGACGACAGCGCTCGCCATTCGCGTCTGA
- a CDS encoding cold-shock protein: protein MEQGTVKWFNDAKGFGFITRESNNEDVFVHFSAINANGFRSLQEGQRVQFNVVRGAKGFQAENVQPV from the coding sequence ATGGAACAGGGTACAGTCAAGTGGTTTAACGATGCCAAGGGTTTTGGCTTTATTACACGCGAGAGCAACAACGAGGACGTTTTCGTTCATTTCTCCGCGATCAACGCGAATGGCTTCCGCAGCCTTCAGGAAGGTCAGCGCGTGCAGTTCAACGTCGTGCGCGGCGCCAAGGGCTTCCAGGCCGAGAACGTTCAGCCTGTTTAA
- the fabF gene encoding beta-ketoacyl-ACP synthase II gives MQRRVVVTGIGLMCGVGNTTPEVWKNLLAGKSGMAPITGFDTTGFSVTFAAEVKNFDPLDFVDKKESRKMARFIHFALAATQEAIEMSGLKITDDNADRVGVHIGSGIGGFDIIEREHSAMLNGGPRKISPFFIPAAIINLAAGQVSIKYGAKGPNEATATACTTSAHSIGDAYHIIKRGDADAMIAGGSEAAITPMGVGGFAAMRALSTRNDDPEHACRPFDKDRDGFIVGEGAGILILEDLEFAQARGAKIVAEIIGYGMSADAYHITSMAPEGEGCYRAMNNAIKSAGIQPDEIHYVNAHATSTPVGDVLESAAMEKLFGEYATSGKVLISSTKSMTGHLLGGAGGLEAGITIMAMLDQKVPPTTNLDNQDPDCHLSYVPNKPQDAKVDVALSNSFGFGGTNGSLIFRRWQD, from the coding sequence TTGCAACGGCGCGTGGTAGTTACGGGCATCGGCCTGATGTGCGGAGTAGGCAACACGACGCCCGAGGTCTGGAAGAATCTGCTGGCAGGCAAGAGCGGGATGGCTCCCATCACCGGTTTCGATACGACAGGTTTCTCTGTCACTTTCGCAGCCGAGGTGAAGAACTTCGATCCACTCGACTTCGTGGACAAGAAGGAATCGCGCAAGATGGCGCGCTTCATCCACTTTGCTCTTGCGGCTACGCAGGAGGCGATCGAGATGTCCGGCCTCAAGATCACGGACGACAATGCTGATCGCGTCGGCGTGCACATCGGCTCGGGCATCGGTGGGTTCGACATCATCGAGCGCGAGCACAGTGCCATGCTGAACGGTGGCCCGCGCAAGATATCGCCCTTTTTCATCCCCGCCGCGATCATTAATCTCGCAGCTGGACAGGTGAGTATCAAGTACGGCGCCAAGGGGCCGAACGAGGCCACCGCAACGGCCTGCACCACTAGCGCGCACTCGATTGGCGATGCCTACCACATCATCAAGCGCGGCGACGCCGACGCCATGATCGCCGGTGGTTCGGAAGCAGCCATTACGCCGATGGGCGTGGGCGGCTTCGCGGCCATGCGCGCGCTTTCCACGCGCAACGACGATCCGGAGCACGCTTGCCGTCCTTTCGATAAAGACCGCGACGGTTTTATCGTTGGCGAAGGCGCAGGCATCCTGATCCTCGAAGATCTGGAATTTGCCCAGGCCCGTGGTGCGAAAATCGTCGCCGAGATCATCGGCTACGGCATGAGTGCCGATGCCTATCACATCACGAGCATGGCTCCCGAGGGCGAAGGCTGCTATCGCGCCATGAACAACGCGATCAAGAGCGCCGGGATTCAGCCGGATGAAATCCATTACGTGAATGCGCATGCCACTTCTACACCGGTTGGTGATGTGCTGGAGAGTGCTGCGATGGAGAAGCTCTTTGGCGAATATGCAACCAGCGGCAAGGTTCTGATCAGTTCGACGAAGTCTATGACTGGACACCTGCTGGGGGGCGCTGGCGGTCTGGAAGCAGGCATCACCATCATGGCGATGCTTGATCAGAAAGTCCCGCCGACAACGAATCTCGACAATCAGGACCCCGACTGCCATTTGAGTTATGTTCCCAATAAGCCGCAGGATGCGAAGGTCGATGTCGCCCTGTCGAATTCCTTCGGTTTCGGTGGCACCAACGGCTCATTGATTTTTCGTCGTTGGCAGGACTAG
- a CDS encoding YIP1 family protein, with translation MSDAVSETAATPLSEGQRIIDTFVAPSKTFIDLLRRSSWWGPLVIMIVVSIAFSFTVQTKVGWERVMENNVHQSPKQEERFAQMTPDQAAAAKTIGAKVTSIIAYCFPILILIFTAITVLLVWATVNFGFAGTAKFGQVFAVYMYAGLVFNLKFLLAIIALFAGVAPDSFLMNNPVGTNIGYYLSSDLPHMLVAYAMHLDVFEIWSVILSVIGVGIVAKVSRGKAAAAVVGWWIVLVLISGAFS, from the coding sequence ATGAGTGATGCCGTTTCAGAAACCGCTGCTACACCCCTGAGCGAAGGGCAGCGCATCATCGATACCTTTGTAGCTCCTTCGAAAACGTTTATCGATCTGCTACGGAGATCCTCGTGGTGGGGACCGCTGGTGATCATGATTGTCGTCTCCATCGCCTTCTCATTTACCGTGCAGACGAAAGTAGGCTGGGAAAGGGTGATGGAAAACAACGTGCATCAGAGCCCGAAGCAGGAAGAGCGATTCGCCCAGATGACGCCCGATCAAGCGGCTGCGGCCAAAACAATTGGCGCAAAGGTTACTTCGATCATCGCCTACTGCTTTCCGATCCTGATACTTATCTTTACTGCCATTACCGTACTGCTGGTATGGGCTACGGTAAATTTCGGTTTTGCCGGAACAGCAAAGTTCGGGCAGGTGTTTGCGGTCTACATGTACGCAGGCCTTGTTTTCAACCTCAAGTTCCTTTTGGCTATCATTGCGCTCTTTGCCGGCGTCGCGCCGGATTCATTTCTGATGAACAATCCGGTTGGCACGAATATTGGATATTACCTGAGCAGCGATCTACCGCATATGCTCGTCGCCTACGCGATGCATCTCGATGTCTTTGAAATCTGGTCGGTGATTTTGAGCGTGATTGGCGTCGGTATCGTGGCAAAGGTGTCGCGGGGAAAAGCAGCAGCGGCTGTTGTGGGCTGGTGGATCGTACTGGTGCTGATCAGCGGCGCTTTCTCATAA
- a CDS encoding DUF1572 domain-containing protein, producing MALEFTTSYVTDSVAIFRQFKKLAEAALAQVSDEQLQTVIDPESNCLAIIVKHMAGNMRSRWTDFLTTDGEKHDRNRDSEFEEPPATRAELMRMWEEGWSRLFTALEPLTDADLGRTITIRGEAHSVMQAINRQVAHYSYHCGQIVFLAKHLQAGNWKCLSVPKKQSDEFNRRVKAGEASQR from the coding sequence ATGGCCCTTGAATTCACTACCTCTTATGTAACTGATTCAGTGGCAATCTTTCGCCAGTTCAAGAAGCTTGCCGAGGCTGCCCTCGCCCAGGTAAGTGACGAGCAACTGCAAACGGTCATCGATCCGGAAAGCAATTGCCTCGCCATCATCGTGAAGCACATGGCCGGAAATATGCGCTCGCGCTGGACAGACTTTCTCACCACCGACGGAGAGAAGCACGATCGCAATCGTGACAGCGAATTCGAGGAGCCTCCAGCAACGCGCGCCGAGTTGATGCGCATGTGGGAAGAAGGTTGGAGCCGGCTTTTTACCGCTTTGGAGCCGCTGACGGATGCGGACTTAGGCCGAACCATTACCATTCGCGGCGAAGCGCATTCGGTCATGCAGGCCATCAATCGGCAGGTCGCCCATTATTCATACCATTGCGGACAGATTGTCTTTCTTGCCAAGCACTTGCAGGCCGGAAATTGGAAATGCCTCAGCGTTCCGAAAAAACAATCCGATGAGTTCAACCGGCGCGTCAAAGCAGGCGAAGCCAGCCAGCGCTGA
- a CDS encoding TlpA family protein disulfide reductase: MKALRCVLLLLCSALFVASVSAKRVPNLDLKDLHGNTQKLASLRGQIVVLNFWATWCGPCQEELPRLSKLAQSYVGKNVRFIAVSIDVAKDRGKIEPALEKAGVTFDTWVGASTDTLGSFGLGEIVPGTAILDDRGEIIARIMGEARDEDVRNAVDWLLNNRSRPAPAALTKRY; the protein is encoded by the coding sequence ATGAAAGCCTTGCGTTGTGTTCTTCTCCTCCTGTGTTCTGCACTTTTCGTCGCGTCTGTGTCTGCAAAGAGAGTACCCAACCTAGACCTCAAAGACTTGCATGGCAATACGCAAAAGCTAGCGTCGTTGCGCGGGCAGATCGTAGTCCTCAACTTCTGGGCGACATGGTGCGGTCCGTGCCAGGAAGAGTTGCCACGTCTTTCGAAACTGGCGCAGAGTTACGTTGGCAAGAACGTCCGCTTCATTGCGGTTTCAATCGACGTGGCCAAAGATCGAGGCAAAATCGAGCCAGCGCTTGAGAAGGCGGGCGTGACCTTTGACACATGGGTTGGAGCCAGCACCGATACACTTGGCAGCTTTGGCCTCGGCGAAATCGTTCCAGGAACCGCCATCCTTGATGACCGTGGAGAAATCATAGCCCGCATCATGGGTGAGGCGCGCGATGAGGATGTGCGCAATGCGGTGGACTGGCTGCTGAACAACCGGTCCAGACCGGCGCCAGCAGCTCTCACCAAGAGATATTGA
- a CDS encoding CPBP family intramembrane glutamic endopeptidase: MIYAHAGVIVAAILAVTPLLLFGFAGERCVAAASRQPLVLQLLLPAVLVIPYLLVCWPIHRLRLGWLALYLLLPVSVSVLLMVTAKIDPQKRGHALDFLVLLILGLAVDLRWFEAAWPHALVALNKLLLLDAGLYGFMVIRQLDGVGLDLRWRITDWKTGLRELLFYMPIAIPLGLAIGFLHLHRHVERAWLLPAIWLFTYLLIALPEEIFFRGWMQNLIERRIGRTASLTVTAILFGLSHFNKRTAHFNWRYVLLAAIAGVFYGRAWRSDRRIAASSITHACVDTLWGALLR, from the coding sequence GTGATCTACGCGCATGCAGGGGTGATTGTTGCCGCAATATTGGCTGTGACGCCTCTGCTTCTCTTCGGCTTTGCGGGGGAGCGCTGTGTGGCAGCAGCCAGCAGGCAGCCTCTGGTTCTTCAACTTCTGCTGCCGGCAGTTTTAGTTATTCCCTATCTGCTTGTGTGCTGGCCAATTCACCGGCTCCGCCTCGGTTGGCTCGCGCTTTATCTGCTGCTGCCGGTCTCAGTCTCCGTTCTGTTGATGGTCACCGCGAAGATCGACCCACAAAAACGGGGACACGCGCTTGATTTTCTAGTGCTACTTATTTTGGGGCTAGCGGTTGACCTGCGCTGGTTTGAGGCGGCGTGGCCGCATGCCCTCGTTGCGCTCAACAAGCTCCTTCTTCTCGATGCCGGCCTTTACGGCTTCATGGTGATTCGCCAGCTTGATGGCGTTGGGCTCGATCTTCGCTGGCGGATTACGGATTGGAAGACGGGGTTACGCGAGCTTCTTTTCTACATGCCGATCGCAATTCCGTTGGGACTCGCCATTGGATTCCTGCACTTGCACCGGCACGTTGAGCGTGCATGGTTGCTGCCGGCGATCTGGCTCTTTACCTATCTGCTGATCGCCTTGCCGGAAGAGATTTTCTTTCGCGGATGGATGCAGAATCTCATTGAGCGCCGAATTGGGCGCACCGCGTCTCTTACCGTGACTGCTATCCTCTTCGGGCTCTCGCACTTCAATAAACGCACGGCGCACTTCAACTGGCGCTACGTTCTGCTGGCGGCCATCGCTGGCGTCTTCTACGGACGCGCGTGGCGCTCCGATAGAAGAATCGCAGCCTCATCCATCACCCATGCATGCGTGGATACTCTGTGGGGAGCGCTGCTTCGCTGA
- a CDS encoding MFS transporter: MSDRSFVSGSAAFLSRDFRRYQLARVLVIVGAEAQTLAVAWLVYQITHSALYLGYTGLVLFLPGLLFMLPAGHAADRFDRRHVILICYALQAFCTAALFIFAWHGLRAIWPIFATLFLIGTGRAFSGPAASALIPHLVPKEHFVNAVTWGATIFQIANVAGPSLGGILYTLPLQGRIAGASIVFLFTLVTLIGFLLLIFSLHVRPGRMEHRAMSTEVILAGIHYVWRTQILLGSISLDLFAVLLGGAVALMPIFAQEILQTGPRGLGLLRAAPAIGALAVSMWLTWRPIQRRSGAKMFFCVGIFGAATILFGLSKSLPLSLLALVLVGASDMVSVVIRSSILQLATPIEMRGRVSAVNSLFVGASNELGEFESGLTASWWGAVRAVVIGGIGSLAVTGIWSFLFPNLRRADQFTPEALLQADLEQSAQEVRQL, translated from the coding sequence ATGTCAGACCGATCTTTCGTCTCAGGCTCTGCAGCATTTCTTTCTCGCGATTTTCGCCGCTATCAGCTCGCGCGCGTATTGGTCATCGTCGGCGCCGAGGCGCAGACTTTGGCTGTGGCGTGGCTCGTTTACCAGATAACGCATAGCGCCCTCTATCTCGGTTACACCGGATTGGTTCTTTTCCTGCCCGGACTTCTCTTTATGTTGCCGGCAGGCCATGCTGCCGACCGGTTCGATCGGCGCCATGTGATTCTCATCTGTTACGCGCTGCAGGCGTTCTGTACTGCCGCCCTGTTTATCTTTGCCTGGCATGGGCTGCGCGCCATCTGGCCAATTTTTGCCACACTTTTTCTCATCGGAACCGGGCGCGCGTTCAGTGGTCCCGCTGCTTCAGCCCTGATTCCGCATCTCGTCCCCAAGGAACACTTTGTTAACGCAGTTACCTGGGGCGCGACCATTTTTCAAATCGCCAATGTTGCCGGTCCGTCTCTTGGAGGCATTCTCTACACCTTACCCCTGCAGGGGCGCATTGCCGGCGCCAGCATCGTCTTTCTCTTTACGCTGGTCACGCTCATCGGGTTTCTCCTGCTCATTTTCTCCCTGCACGTGCGTCCGGGGCGCATGGAACATCGCGCTATGTCCACCGAAGTGATACTCGCTGGCATTCACTATGTCTGGAGAACGCAAATTCTGCTCGGCTCCATATCGCTCGATCTCTTTGCTGTGCTGCTCGGCGGTGCAGTCGCGCTCATGCCGATCTTCGCGCAGGAGATCCTGCAAACCGGCCCCCGCGGGCTCGGCCTGCTGCGCGCTGCGCCGGCCATCGGAGCGCTGGCAGTCTCGATGTGGTTGACCTGGCGGCCAATTCAGCGCCGCTCCGGGGCGAAGATGTTTTTCTGCGTCGGTATTTTCGGCGCAGCGACCATTCTCTTCGGCCTATCCAAAAGTCTGCCTCTGTCGCTGCTCGCACTCGTTCTCGTCGGTGCGTCTGACATGGTCAGCGTCGTCATCCGTTCCTCGATTCTGCAGCTTGCCACGCCGATTGAAATGCGCGGTCGCGTGAGCGCAGTCAATTCGCTCTTTGTCGGAGCCTCAAACGAGTTGGGCGAATTCGAAAGCGGTCTCACCGCCTCCTGGTGGGGAGCAGTACGCGCCGTCGTCATTGGCGGCATCGGCTCGCTGGCCGTCACCGGCATCTGGAGCTTTTTATTCCCCAACCTCCGCCGTGCTGACCAGTTCACGCCAGAGGCGCTCCTGCAGGCAGACTTGGAGCAATCGGCTCAGGAAGTCCGCCAACTTTGA